One Deltaproteobacteria bacterium DNA segment encodes these proteins:
- the hemL gene encoding glutamate-1-semialdehyde 2,1-aminomutase: protein MNTSRSQALFEQAGRLIPGGVNSPVRAAKSVGGLPRFLARGKGSKVIDADGNEFIDYVCSWGPLILGHAPLAVNEAILEALRDGTSFGAPTEREIVMAELIAKAVPSMEMVRMVNSGTEAVMSAVRLARGFTGRDFIIKFDGCYHGHSDGLLVAAGSGLATLGIPDSPGVPAAIAGLTLSLPYNDLDAVTEAMNRVGEKVAAILVEPIAGNMGVVLPEPGWLAHLRSLCDKFGSILVFDEVISGFRAGISGAQGLFGIRPDLTCLGKIIGGGLPVGAYGGRRDVMEKIAPEGPVYQAGTLSGNPVAMAAGIAAIKELMKDGGAVYAKIEETGALLEEGLKRAVEMSGINACINRAGSVLTLFFTEGPVKNYIDAKKSDTALFGRFFREMALEGIYLPPSQFEAWFVSAAHTKEDVEKTVMAVEKSLLRIRG, encoded by the coding sequence ATGAACACGAGCCGCTCCCAGGCCCTTTTCGAGCAGGCGGGCCGCCTTATTCCAGGAGGCGTCAACAGCCCGGTGCGGGCCGCGAAATCCGTGGGCGGCCTTCCCCGTTTTCTGGCAAGGGGCAAGGGCTCGAAGGTAATAGACGCTGACGGCAACGAGTTCATAGACTACGTGTGCTCGTGGGGCCCGCTGATCCTTGGCCACGCGCCCCTTGCGGTGAACGAGGCCATCTTGGAGGCCCTTCGGGACGGCACATCCTTCGGAGCCCCCACCGAGCGCGAAATCGTCATGGCCGAACTCATCGCAAAGGCTGTGCCTTCAATGGAGATGGTGCGCATGGTGAACTCCGGCACCGAGGCCGTGATGAGCGCTGTGCGCCTTGCGCGCGGTTTCACGGGCCGGGATTTCATAATCAAATTTGACGGCTGCTACCACGGCCATTCGGATGGCCTCCTGGTTGCGGCGGGTTCGGGCCTGGCGACCCTTGGGATTCCCGACAGCCCGGGCGTTCCTGCGGCCATCGCGGGTCTGACCCTAAGCCTTCCCTACAACGATTTGGACGCCGTGACAGAGGCCATGAACCGCGTGGGCGAAAAGGTGGCCGCCATACTGGTGGAGCCCATAGCCGGAAACATGGGGGTGGTGCTCCCGGAACCGGGCTGGCTCGCCCATCTGCGTTCCCTTTGCGACAAGTTCGGAAGCATCCTGGTTTTCGACGAGGTGATTTCAGGCTTTCGCGCGGGAATTTCCGGGGCTCAGGGGCTTTTCGGCATAAGGCCCGATCTCACCTGCCTTGGAAAAATCATCGGCGGCGGGCTTCCTGTTGGGGCCTACGGCGGACGGCGGGATGTTATGGAAAAAATCGCCCCCGAAGGCCCCGTGTATCAGGCCGGGACCCTTTCGGGAAACCCCGTGGCAATGGCCGCCGGAATCGCAGCCATAAAAGAGTTGATGAAGGATGGCGGCGCGGTTTACGCAAAAATCGAGGAAACAGGCGCTCTTCTTGAGGAGGGCCTTAAAAGGGCAGTTGAAATGTCCGGGATAAATGCCTGTATCAACCGGGCAGGCTCGGTGTTGACGCTATTTTTCACCGAAGGGCCGGTCAAAAATTACATTGATGCCAAAAAGAGCGACACGGCCCTTTTCGGCAGGTTTTTCCGGGAAATGGCCCTTGAGGGGATATATCTTCCGCCCTCCCAGTTCGAGGCATGGTTTGTTTCAGCCGCCCACACCAAAGAGGACGTGGAAAAAACCGTGATGGCCGTGGAAAAATCCCTTCTGCGAATCAGGGGCTGA
- the typA gene encoding translational GTPase TypA — protein sequence MSEMSTNPNLRNVAIIAHVDHGKTTLVDAMFRQTGQFREGAEVVERLLDNMELERERGITIAAKNCSVEYGGVRINIIDTPGHADFGGEVERALNMADGAILLVDASEGPLPQTRFVLRKTLLAGLKVIVVINKIDRKDARPAEVLDEIYDLFIDLDATDLQLDFPVLYAIGREGTATPDPDIPGTDLEPLFKAIVEKLPPPSYDPALPFQMLVVDLGYSDYLGRLAVGRVKNGFAKNRQDLVCVSEGDRLANLKVSKLQVYRGPHLVETDQATPGDIVVLSGADDVTIGDTICTREAPLALPRIRVDEPTVSMSFYTNTSPFSGREGAYVQAPKIEERLRRETLSNVGITMRRSDDGESFIVNGRGEFQMAILVETMRREGFELTVGRPQVIFKQRDGKKLEPIEYLYIDCNEEFAGIVTEKIAARKGIMKNMVMNGSGRARMEFSVPSRALIGYRDEFMTDTKGTGIMNSILEGYEEYRGDFVTRFSGSLVSDRQGSAVAYALFNLEPRGRLFIVPTDPVYEGMIIGEHNRENDINVNPCKEKKLTNMRASGKDEHVVLTSIRPMTLERALQFIREDELLEVTPKSLRLRKSALSAIERHHMRKDKFKEGAEADEA from the coding sequence ATGTCTGAAATGAGTACGAATCCCAACCTCAGAAACGTGGCCATCATCGCCCACGTAGATCACGGCAAGACCACCCTTGTTGACGCAATGTTCAGGCAGACCGGCCAGTTCCGGGAAGGGGCAGAGGTTGTCGAGCGCCTCCTGGACAACATGGAGCTGGAGCGCGAGCGCGGCATCACCATCGCGGCCAAGAACTGCTCGGTGGAATACGGCGGCGTGCGCATCAACATAATCGACACCCCCGGCCACGCGGACTTCGGCGGGGAGGTGGAGCGGGCGCTCAACATGGCCGACGGCGCCATTCTTCTGGTGGACGCCTCCGAAGGCCCCCTGCCCCAGACACGGTTCGTGCTCAGAAAGACCCTCCTGGCCGGGCTCAAGGTGATCGTGGTCATCAACAAGATCGACCGAAAGGACGCCCGCCCCGCCGAGGTTCTTGACGAAATTTACGATCTTTTCATCGATCTCGACGCCACCGACCTTCAGCTCGATTTCCCGGTGCTCTATGCAATAGGCCGGGAAGGCACGGCCACCCCTGACCCGGATATTCCGGGAACCGACCTCGAACCCCTTTTCAAGGCCATAGTGGAGAAGCTCCCTCCGCCATCCTACGACCCTGCCCTGCCCTTCCAGATGCTGGTGGTTGATCTCGGCTACTCGGACTACCTTGGGCGTCTCGCGGTTGGCAGGGTGAAAAACGGCTTTGCCAAAAACCGCCAGGATTTGGTATGTGTATCCGAAGGCGACCGCCTTGCCAATCTCAAGGTATCCAAGCTCCAGGTTTATCGCGGGCCTCATCTTGTGGAGACCGACCAGGCCACGCCCGGCGACATCGTTGTGCTTTCGGGCGCGGACGACGTCACCATAGGCGACACTATCTGCACCCGCGAAGCGCCCCTGGCGCTCCCGCGCATCCGGGTGGACGAACCCACTGTCTCCATGAGCTTTTACACCAACACCTCACCCTTTTCCGGGCGCGAGGGGGCGTACGTGCAGGCCCCGAAAATAGAGGAAAGGCTCCGCCGGGAGACCCTCTCCAACGTGGGCATCACCATGAGGCGGAGCGATGACGGGGAAAGCTTCATAGTAAACGGCAGGGGCGAGTTCCAGATGGCCATCCTGGTGGAAACCATGCGCCGGGAGGGCTTCGAGCTCACCGTGGGACGGCCCCAGGTCATCTTCAAACAAAGAGACGGGAAAAAGCTCGAACCCATCGAATACCTCTACATTGACTGCAACGAGGAATTCGCCGGAATCGTCACCGAAAAAATCGCGGCCCGCAAGGGCATCATGAAAAACATGGTGATGAACGGTTCAGGCCGGGCCAGGATGGAGTTTTCCGTGCCCTCCCGCGCCCTCATCGGTTATCGGGACGAATTCATGACCGACACCAAGGGCACCGGCATCATGAATTCCATCCTGGAAGGCTACGAGGAATACCGGGGGGACTTCGTGACGCGTTTTTCCGGCTCGCTTGTGTCTGACCGCCAGGGAAGCGCGGTGGCCTACGCACTTTTCAACCTGGAGCCGCGCGGTCGGCTCTTCATCGTTCCCACGGACCCTGTTTACGAGGGAATGATAATAGGCGAGCACAACCGGGAAAACGACATCAACGTCAACCCGTGCAAGGAAAAAAAGCTCACCAACATGCGGGCTTCGGGAAAGGACGAGCATGTGGTGCTCACATCCATCCGCCCCATGACCCTTGAGCGCGCCCTTCAGTTCATAAGGGAGGACGAGCTTTTAGAGGTGACTCCCAAGAGCCTCAGGCTCAGGAAATCGGCGCTTTCCGCCATAGAGCGCCACCACATGCGGAAAGACAAATTCAAGGAAGGCGCGGAAGCTGATGAAGCCTGA
- a CDS encoding valine--tRNA ligase — translation MSQDAQLEKGYEPRDVEARWYEFWEKEGLFAADPQKGGPAYSIVIPPPNVTGVLHMGHALNVTLQDILCRFHRSKGYNVLWMPGTDHAGIATQNVVERKLAEEGTSRHNLGREAFIERVWEWRKQYGGAIISQLKRMGAMCDWSRERFTMDAGLSKAVRRVFVDLYNEGLIYRGDYIINWCPRCHTALADLEVEHEELDGHLYHIRYPFESGKGGPVVATTRPETMLGDTAVAVNPKDSRYTNAVGKNVILPLMNRAIPVIADDYVDPSFGTGALKVTPAHDPNDFTLGTRHDLPYVKVIGDDGRMTEDAGAYAGLDRYECRKKVVEDLKAAGLLVKIEPHRHGVGHCYRCKTVVEPNLSKQWFVKAGPLAEAALKVVKDGKIRIVPEIWTKNYYDWLENIRDWCISRQIWWGHRIPAWTCESCGELSVSMEDLTQCPSCGKDTVTQDSDVLDTWFSSALWPFSTMGWPDDTPEMKTYYPTAVLVTGFDILFFWVARMVMMGLHFAGDVPFKDVYIHALVRDAEGKKMSKSKGNVIDPVEVIDTYGTDAFRFTLAAFAAQGRDIKMDLKRVDGYRHFINKLWNAARFVLSHLAAHPEAATATPAPQTLCDCWILSRLSRLITDVSENLNAYHFNEAAGALYRFTWHELCDWYLEAIKPVLYDKEGIYDKAATVTVLARVFKDLLVLLHPFIPFVTEEIWQKFPGTDGSIMNAAYPASTDPESGLVPDPEAEADMEIVMGVITAVRNIRGEMNIPPGAALTVAVHATDEMAVEVLSEQDGIIKALAKIADLDVGLERERPRGAAFAAVSGHGVYVMLEGVIDLTKEIDRLSKEIGKLTKELVGMNKKLSSEDFLGKAPKNIVEKVRAEQEEILQKVERLETTMGKLTALSKG, via the coding sequence ATGAGCCAGGACGCCCAGCTTGAAAAAGGGTACGAGCCCCGTGACGTGGAAGCAAGGTGGTATGAATTCTGGGAAAAGGAAGGACTCTTTGCGGCGGACCCCCAAAAGGGCGGCCCCGCCTACTCCATAGTCATTCCGCCTCCCAACGTGACGGGCGTCCTGCACATGGGCCACGCCTTGAACGTCACGCTTCAGGACATCCTGTGCCGTTTTCACCGTTCAAAGGGCTATAACGTCCTGTGGATGCCCGGCACCGACCACGCAGGAATCGCCACTCAAAACGTTGTTGAAAGAAAGCTCGCCGAAGAGGGAACCAGCCGCCACAACCTTGGCCGGGAAGCCTTCATTGAGCGGGTATGGGAATGGCGCAAGCAGTACGGCGGAGCCATCATAAGCCAGTTGAAGCGCATGGGAGCCATGTGCGACTGGAGCCGGGAGCGCTTCACCATGGACGCGGGCTTGTCCAAGGCCGTGCGCCGGGTCTTCGTGGACCTATATAATGAAGGGCTCATCTACAGGGGCGACTACATCATCAACTGGTGCCCGCGCTGCCACACCGCCCTTGCGGACCTTGAGGTGGAACACGAGGAGCTTGACGGCCACCTCTACCACATCCGGTATCCCTTCGAGAGCGGCAAGGGCGGCCCTGTCGTTGCAACTACCAGGCCCGAAACCATGCTGGGCGACACCGCAGTGGCCGTGAATCCCAAGGACAGCCGCTACACGAATGCCGTGGGCAAAAACGTCATCCTGCCCCTCATGAACCGCGCCATTCCGGTTATAGCCGACGACTACGTGGACCCGTCCTTCGGAACAGGGGCGTTAAAGGTCACCCCGGCCCACGATCCCAACGACTTCACCCTTGGAACCCGTCACGATCTTCCTTATGTGAAGGTGATAGGCGACGACGGGCGCATGACCGAAGACGCCGGGGCTTACGCCGGCCTTGACCGCTACGAGTGCCGCAAAAAGGTGGTGGAGGACCTGAAAGCCGCCGGGCTCCTGGTGAAGATCGAGCCCCACAGGCACGGCGTGGGCCACTGCTACCGCTGCAAGACCGTGGTGGAGCCCAACCTTTCCAAGCAGTGGTTCGTGAAGGCGGGGCCCCTTGCGGAAGCGGCCCTGAAGGTGGTCAAAGATGGTAAAATCCGCATAGTGCCCGAAATCTGGACCAAGAACTACTACGACTGGCTGGAGAACATCCGGGACTGGTGCATAAGCCGCCAGATATGGTGGGGGCACCGCATTCCGGCCTGGACCTGCGAGTCCTGCGGCGAGCTTTCGGTCTCCATGGAAGACCTCACCCAATGCCCCTCCTGCGGAAAAGACACGGTGACCCAGGACTCCGACGTGCTGGACACATGGTTCTCGTCGGCCCTGTGGCCCTTTTCCACCATGGGCTGGCCCGACGACACGCCGGAGATGAAGACCTACTACCCCACAGCCGTCCTTGTCACGGGATTTGACATCCTGTTTTTCTGGGTTGCGCGCATGGTGATGATGGGCCTTCATTTCGCGGGCGACGTGCCATTTAAAGACGTTTACATCCACGCCCTGGTACGCGATGCCGAGGGCAAGAAGATGAGCAAGTCCAAGGGGAACGTAATAGACCCGGTGGAGGTCATCGACACCTACGGCACCGACGCCTTCCGCTTCACACTGGCTGCCTTCGCGGCCCAGGGCCGCGACATCAAGATGGACTTAAAAAGGGTGGATGGCTACCGGCACTTCATCAACAAGCTCTGGAACGCGGCCCGGTTCGTGCTTTCGCACCTTGCGGCCCACCCCGAGGCCGCCACCGCAACGCCCGCGCCCCAGACCCTTTGCGACTGTTGGATTCTCTCGCGCCTCTCGCGCCTCATAACGGACGTTTCCGAAAACCTTAACGCCTACCACTTCAACGAGGCTGCGGGCGCACTGTACCGCTTCACCTGGCACGAGCTGTGCGACTGGTACCTGGAGGCAATCAAGCCCGTTCTCTACGACAAGGAGGGAATCTACGACAAGGCGGCCACGGTCACCGTGCTGGCGCGGGTTTTCAAGGACCTTCTGGTGCTGCTGCATCCATTCATACCCTTCGTCACCGAGGAAATCTGGCAGAAGTTTCCGGGAACCGACGGCTCCATCATGAACGCGGCTTATCCGGCATCCACGGACCCTGAGTCGGGACTGGTTCCCGATCCCGAAGCGGAAGCCGACATGGAGATTGTGATGGGCGTAATCACGGCTGTGAGGAACATTCGCGGCGAAATGAACATTCCGCCCGGCGCTGCTCTCACAGTGGCGGTCCACGCCACCGACGAAATGGCCGTGGAGGTCCTTTCCGAGCAGGACGGCATCATAAAGGCCCTGGCTAAAATTGCCGATCTCGACGTGGGGCTTGAGAGGGAGCGGCCCAGGGGTGCGGCCTTTGCCGCAGTATCCGGCCACGGTGTTTATGTAATGCTTGAAGGAGTTATTGATCTTACCAAGGAAATAGATAGGTTATCCAAAGAGATCGGCAAGCTCACCAAGGAGCTTGTGGGCATGAACAAAAAACTTTCCAGCGAGGATTTCCTGGGCAAGGCCCCCAAAAACATCGTGGAAAAGGTGAGGGCCGAACAGGAGGAAATCCTTCAGAAGGTGGAGCGCCTGGAGACCACCATGGGCAAGCTGACAGCCTTGAGCAAGGGTTGA
- the nadC gene encoding carboxylating nicotinate-nucleotide diphosphorylase, which translates to MPDNFHDPFRTPEIHAGGLIARLVELALDEDIGPGDLTTEATMGPCDTGKAVILAGEPLVVAGLFVAERVFSVLDEKVGFRHVAKDGDYVQKGEVLAEISGRMRPLLTGERTALNFLQRLSGVATHVRKFMADVPPGSLKVLDTRKTTPGFRVLEKYAVRVGGGSNHRMGLYDGVLIKDNHVTACGGVAEAVRRVRRVSPHTIKIEVEADTLEQVAEALEAGADAILLDNMDDATIGQAVAINKGRALLEVSGGITASRLAALSTLGVDMASAGALTHAAISVDIKMDIL; encoded by the coding sequence ATGCCGGATAATTTTCACGACCCCTTCCGAACCCCGGAAATCCACGCGGGCGGCCTGATAGCCCGGCTGGTGGAACTGGCGCTCGATGAGGACATCGGCCCCGGCGACCTCACCACCGAGGCCACGATGGGGCCTTGCGATACCGGCAAGGCGGTGATTCTTGCGGGAGAGCCTCTGGTTGTGGCCGGGCTTTTCGTGGCGGAACGGGTGTTTTCGGTCCTGGATGAAAAGGTCGGATTCCGGCATGTCGCCAAGGACGGCGATTACGTTCAAAAGGGCGAGGTGCTCGCCGAAATTTCAGGGCGGATGCGGCCCCTCCTCACCGGCGAGCGCACGGCTCTCAATTTCCTTCAAAGGCTCTCAGGAGTCGCCACCCACGTAAGGAAGTTCATGGCGGATGTGCCGCCTGGAAGCCTCAAGGTTCTGGACACCAGGAAAACCACGCCCGGATTCCGGGTCTTGGAAAAATACGCGGTGCGCGTGGGCGGCGGCTCCAATCACCGCATGGGCCTTTACGACGGGGTGCTCATAAAGGACAACCACGTTACGGCCTGCGGCGGGGTGGCCGAGGCGGTGCGGCGAGTGCGGCGGGTTAGCCCCCACACCATAAAGATAGAGGTGGAGGCCGACACCCTGGAACAGGTGGCCGAAGCCCTGGAAGCGGGCGCTGACGCCATTCTGCTCGATAACATGGACGACGCCACAATCGGGCAGGCCGTTGCGATCAACAAGGGCAGAGCGCTTCTGGAGGTTTCGGGCGGCATAACCGCCTCCCGCCTCGCGGCCCTGTCAACATTGGGCGTGGACATGGCATCGGCGGGGGCCCTCACCCACGCGGCAATAAGCGTTGACATTAAAATGGACATCCTCTGA
- the ald gene encoding alanine dehydrogenase gives MRVGILKEIKAEENRVSMTPAGAEVLAGHGHEVWVEAGAGAGSGFLDSEYLEAGAVIKDTPKEIFEYCEMVMHVKEPLPPEYDLLRPGQILFTYLHLAAAEKLTRVLIDSKSVSIAYETVKKADGSLPLLTPMSEVAGRMAIQQGAKYLEMAAGGGGILLGGVPGVDPGKVVVIGAGVVGVNAARMACGLGARVFLMDTSLDRLRRVAEVMPANCFTLFASPSAIRRHIADADVVVGAVLLVGAKAPRLITRDMLKTMKKGAVLVDVAIDQGGCFETSRPTTHNDPVYIVDSVVHYCVANMPGAVAKTSTQALTNATLPYALEIADKGWKRACAENPEIREGANVIMGHVTCPGVAELQRILS, from the coding sequence ATGCGCGTAGGAATCCTTAAGGAAATCAAGGCCGAGGAAAACCGGGTTTCCATGACTCCGGCTGGAGCGGAAGTTCTTGCGGGCCACGGGCACGAGGTGTGGGTCGAGGCCGGGGCAGGGGCGGGCAGCGGTTTTTTGGATTCCGAGTACCTCGAAGCCGGGGCCGTGATCAAAGACACCCCGAAGGAAATTTTCGAATACTGCGAAATGGTGATGCACGTGAAGGAGCCCCTGCCGCCGGAGTACGACCTTCTGCGGCCCGGCCAGATTCTTTTCACCTATCTCCATCTTGCGGCTGCGGAAAAACTCACGCGGGTTCTCATCGACAGCAAAAGCGTCTCTATAGCCTACGAAACCGTGAAAAAGGCCGACGGCTCGCTTCCGCTTCTAACCCCCATGAGCGAGGTCGCCGGGCGCATGGCCATCCAGCAGGGAGCCAAGTACCTGGAAATGGCGGCGGGCGGCGGCGGAATCCTTCTGGGCGGCGTTCCCGGAGTCGATCCCGGAAAGGTGGTGGTGATAGGCGCGGGCGTGGTGGGTGTGAACGCGGCCCGCATGGCCTGCGGCCTTGGCGCGCGGGTCTTTCTCATGGATACCAGCCTGGACCGCCTTCGCCGGGTGGCAGAGGTCATGCCCGCCAACTGTTTCACCCTCTTTGCCAGCCCCTCGGCCATAAGAAGGCACATAGCCGACGCCGACGTGGTGGTGGGCGCGGTCCTCCTGGTGGGGGCCAAGGCTCCCAGGCTCATCACCCGCGACATGCTGAAAACCATGAAAAAGGGCGCGGTGCTCGTTGATGTTGCCATCGACCAGGGCGGCTGCTTCGAGACCTCGCGTCCCACCACCCACAACGACCCGGTTTACATAGTGGACAGCGTGGTCCATTACTGCGTGGCCAACATGCCGGGAGCCGTGGCCAAGACCAGCACCCAGGCCCTCACCAACGCGACCCTTCCCTACGCCCTTGAAATCGCCGACAAGGGCTGGAAAAGGGCCTGCGCCGAAAACCCCGAAATCCGCGAAGGGGCCAACGTGATCATGGGCCACGTCACCTGCCCCGGCGTCGCCGAACTCCAACGAATTCTATCGTGA
- a CDS encoding NAD(P)H-binding protein, translating to MHNDGLYVVTGAFGYSGKYIALRLLKKGAKVRTITDSPDRLNPFGGLVEAAPFNFGEPDKLAASLSGAKVLYNTYWVRFNSLTGSAKFSHSEAVRNTLILFNAAQKAGVKRIVHVSITNPDKNSTLEYFRGKAVLEQALVNSGISYSILRPAVLFGQEDILINNIAWMLRKFPVFGLFGEGSYRLQPIFVDDLARLAVEQGGHQGNTIIDAIGPETFSYRNLVSEIGSIIGKRRPIVPLPPWLCHLVSLAVGKLMKDVLVTKEEIEGLMDDLLYVDSPPAGSTRLTDWAKENRDRLGIRYASELARRRDRKTAY from the coding sequence ATGCATAACGACGGACTGTACGTTGTCACAGGCGCATTCGGATATTCTGGAAAATATATAGCCCTAAGGCTTCTTAAAAAAGGAGCGAAGGTGCGAACCATTACGGATTCGCCCGACCGTCTGAACCCCTTTGGCGGGTTGGTCGAGGCGGCGCCTTTCAATTTTGGTGAACCGGATAAGCTTGCGGCCTCGCTTTCCGGAGCCAAAGTTCTCTACAACACCTACTGGGTCAGGTTCAATTCGCTCACCGGCTCCGCGAAATTTTCCCACTCCGAGGCAGTACGGAACACCTTGATTCTTTTTAACGCAGCGCAAAAGGCGGGGGTTAAAAGGATTGTTCACGTCAGCATCACCAATCCCGATAAAAATTCCACTCTGGAATATTTCAGAGGAAAGGCGGTTCTGGAACAAGCACTTGTGAATTCGGGAATTTCCTACTCGATCCTAAGACCTGCTGTTCTTTTCGGCCAGGAGGACATCCTTATAAACAATATCGCCTGGATGTTGCGCAAATTTCCGGTATTCGGCCTTTTCGGGGAGGGCTCCTACCGCCTACAACCCATTTTCGTGGACGATCTTGCGCGCCTCGCAGTGGAACAGGGCGGACACCAAGGCAACACGATAATTGACGCCATTGGTCCGGAAACTTTTTCATACCGCAATCTTGTGTCCGAAATCGGTTCCATTATCGGAAAGCGGCGGCCAATAGTCCCCCTTCCGCCGTGGCTGTGCCATCTCGTCTCCCTTGCAGTGGGAAAGCTGATGAAGGACGTGCTTGTGACAAAGGAGGAAATCGAAGGGCTCATGGACGATCTGCTTTATGTTGACTCCCCGCCAGCCGGATCGACCCGGCTGACTGACTGGGCGAAGGAAAACCGGGACAGGCTTGGAATCAGATACGCCAGCGAGCTTGCCAGAAGGCGCGACCGTAAAACGGCATATTGA